A window of the Brassica napus cultivar Da-Ae chromosome C5, Da-Ae, whole genome shotgun sequence genome harbors these coding sequences:
- the LOC106392715 gene encoding uncharacterized protein At4g04775-like, which produces MSCTTGSSVNREERHKSIGVPMRCWCGRKEDFLVSKTNENPYRRFYRCQGALQRQTELHLFKWVEVAMAEEFEAQKVEIGKAFSELERMGGDCSALGRCLKSQFGSLEDRVCQLENDAKLRKAEECSNKRKAVVGVSRHLGVAVCVAGGLALVYKAVCG; this is translated from the exons ATGAGCTGCACGACTGGGAGTTCGGTGAATCGGGAAGAACGACATAAGTCAATCGGAGTCCCTATGCGTTGCTGGTGCGGGAGGAAGGAGGATTTTCTAGTGTCGAAGACCAATGAGAATCCGTATCGGAGGTTCTACCGTTGCCAGGGCGCGCTGCag CGGCAGACTGAGTTACACCTATTCAAGTGGGTAGAGGTAGCTATGGCGGAGGAATTCGAGGCACAAAAAGTGGAAATTGGGAAGGCTTTTTCTGAGTTGGAGAGGATGGGAGGGGACTGTAGTGCATTGGGTCGTTGCCTGAAGTCTCAATTTGGAAGCCTAGAGGACCGTGTTTGTCAATTAGAGAATGACGCCAAACTGAGGAAAGCAGAGGAATGTAGTAACAAACGGAAGGCCGTTGTTGGAGTTTCTCGTCATCTTGGGGTTGCAGTTTGTGTCGCTGGTGGTTTAGCTTTGGTGTACAAAGCTGTATGCGGGTAG